The proteins below are encoded in one region of Sphingomonas sp.:
- the prfB gene encoding peptide chain release factor 2, with the protein MRAEAQAHVDKINDALALLRRFLDWDRALRRLDELNARVEDPTLWDDAKQAQEVMRERRRLDEAITATRAIESELNDTAELIEMAEAEGDEEMASEGTAALAALAERADKDKVMALLSGEADANDTYVEINSGAGGTESQDWAGMLQRMYTRWAERHGYKVELIDYHSGEQAGIKSATLLIKGENAYGYAKTESGVHRLVRISPYDSAARRHTSFSSVWVYPVIDDDIQVEYNESDLRIDTYRASGAGGQHINTTDSAVRITHIPTGIVVQCQNQRSQHKNKAEAYNQLRARLYERELAIREQAANAENATKTDIGWGHQIRSYVLQPYQLVKDLRTGVTSTAPSDVLDGALDPFMAAALSQRVTGETVEVEDVD; encoded by the coding sequence ATGCGCGCCGAAGCGCAGGCACATGTCGACAAGATCAACGATGCGCTGGCGCTGCTGCGCCGGTTCCTCGACTGGGACCGTGCGCTGCGCCGGCTCGACGAGCTCAATGCGCGCGTCGAGGACCCGACGCTGTGGGACGACGCCAAGCAGGCGCAGGAAGTGATGCGCGAGCGCCGCCGCCTCGACGAGGCGATCACGGCGACGCGGGCGATCGAGAGCGAATTGAACGACACCGCCGAGCTGATCGAGATGGCCGAGGCCGAGGGCGACGAGGAGATGGCCAGCGAAGGCACCGCCGCGCTCGCCGCGCTCGCCGAACGCGCCGACAAGGACAAGGTGATGGCCCTGCTCTCGGGCGAGGCCGATGCCAACGACACCTATGTCGAGATCAATTCGGGCGCGGGCGGCACCGAGAGCCAGGACTGGGCCGGGATGCTCCAGCGCATGTATACCCGCTGGGCCGAGCGCCATGGCTACAAGGTCGAGCTGATCGACTATCATTCGGGCGAGCAGGCCGGGATCAAATCGGCGACTTTGCTGATCAAGGGCGAGAACGCCTATGGCTACGCCAAGACCGAGAGCGGCGTGCACCGCCTCGTCCGCATCTCGCCCTATGACAGCGCGGCGCGGCGCCACACCAGCTTCTCGAGCGTATGGGTCTATCCGGTCATCGATGACGATATCCAGGTCGAGTATAATGAAAGTGACCTGCGCATCGACACCTATCGGGCATCGGGTGCCGGCGGGCAGCACATCAACACCACCGATTCGGCGGTGCGCATCACCCACATCCCGACCGGCATCGTCGTGCAGTGCCAGAACCAGCGCTCGCAGCATAAGAACAAGGCCGAGGCCTATAACCAGCTCCGCGCCCGCCTCTATGAGCGCGAGCTGGCGATCCGCGAGCAGGCCGCCAATGCCGAGAACGCGACCAAGACCGATATCGGCTGGGGCCACCAGATCCGCAGCTACGTCCTCCAGCCCTATCAGCTGGTCAAGGATCTGCGCACCGGCGTCACTTCCACCGCGCCTTCGGATGTGCTGGATGGAGCACTCGATCCGTTCATGGCGGCGGCGCTGTCGCAGCGCGTGACCGGCGAGACGGTCGAAGTGGAGGATGTCGATTGA